In Pseudomonas nunensis, a single window of DNA contains:
- a CDS encoding mandelate racemase/muconate lactonizing enzyme family protein, producing MKIVALETHIVAVPPPHIGGMYWLFVKLKTDCGIEGVGEIYAATFGPKAMLPIIEDVFERYLLNHDPHHIERFFRQAYSSGFTQRPDLTMMGVVSGLEMACWDIIGKAANKPVYELLGGKVNERLRSYTYLYPVNSKGEYDYDDPDLAAECAIENMNKGFTAVKFDPAGPYTAYSGHQISLEVLERCETFCRKIREAVGDKCDLLFGTHGQMVPSSAIRLAKRLEKYDPLWFEEPVPPGHEEAMAQVAAKTTIPIATGERLTTKYEFFKLLQAGGASILQMNVARCGGLLEAKKIASMAEAYYAQIAPHLYNGPIGAAASFQLATCTPNFLIQESIMTWGGFHAEVLTKPLQWEDGYIIPSTEPGLGVELNMDVVRRHSPYTGERLHLQMAPTPADVKDTSPARG from the coding sequence ATGAAAATCGTCGCCCTTGAAACCCATATCGTCGCCGTACCGCCACCGCACATCGGCGGCATGTACTGGCTGTTCGTCAAGCTCAAGACCGATTGCGGCATCGAAGGCGTGGGCGAGATCTACGCCGCGACTTTCGGCCCCAAAGCCATGCTGCCGATCATCGAAGACGTGTTCGAACGCTACCTGCTCAACCACGACCCGCATCACATCGAGCGCTTTTTCCGCCAGGCCTATTCGAGTGGTTTCACCCAGCGCCCGGACCTGACCATGATGGGCGTGGTCAGCGGCCTGGAGATGGCGTGCTGGGACATCATCGGCAAAGCGGCGAACAAACCGGTCTACGAATTGCTCGGCGGCAAGGTCAACGAACGCTTGCGTTCTTACACCTACCTGTACCCGGTCAACAGTAAAGGCGAGTACGACTACGACGACCCGGACCTGGCCGCCGAATGCGCCATCGAGAACATGAATAAAGGCTTCACCGCCGTGAAGTTCGACCCGGCCGGGCCGTACACCGCGTACTCCGGGCACCAGATCTCGCTGGAAGTGCTGGAACGCTGCGAAACCTTCTGCCGCAAGATCCGCGAAGCGGTGGGCGACAAGTGCGACCTGCTGTTCGGCACCCACGGGCAAATGGTTCCGTCCTCGGCGATTCGCCTGGCCAAGCGCCTGGAGAAATACGACCCGCTGTGGTTCGAAGAGCCGGTGCCGCCGGGTCATGAAGAGGCCATGGCGCAAGTCGCGGCCAAGACCACGATCCCGATTGCCACCGGCGAACGGCTGACCACCAAGTACGAATTCTTCAAGCTGTTGCAGGCCGGCGGCGCGTCGATTTTGCAGATGAACGTCGCTCGCTGCGGCGGTCTGCTGGAAGCCAAGAAGATCGCGAGCATGGCCGAGGCCTATTACGCGCAGATCGCGCCGCATCTCTATAACGGCCCGATTGGCGCGGCGGCGAGTTTCCAGTTGGCCACCTGCACGCCGAACTTCCTGATCCAGGAAAGCATCATGACCTGGGGCGGATTCCACGCCGAAGTCCTGACCAAGCCGTTGCAATGGGAGGACGGCTACATCATCCCGTCCACCGAGCCGGGCCTTGGGGTGGAACTGAACATGGACGTGGTGCGCCGGCATTCGCCGTACACCGGCGAGCGCTTGCACCTGCAAATGGCGCCGACCCCGGCCGACGTCAAAGACACATCGCCGGCCAGGGGCTGA
- a CDS encoding HAD-IA family hydrolase gives MPAQKSVFNTPYRAFLFDMDGTVLNSIAAAERIWTAWALRHGIDVAKFLPTIHGARAIDTINRQGLPGLDAEAEAAFITEAEIEDVEGIVEVVGAAAFLKTLPADQWAIVTSAPRALALRRMAAAGIPEPAVMVTAEDVKAGKPDPAGYRLAAQRLGVEVTECLIFEDATVGIQAAEAAEADLLVITSTHDHPIQTPHDTMADYASAVVRADADGRIRLHSS, from the coding sequence TTGCCTGCTCAAAAATCCGTTTTCAACACGCCATACCGCGCCTTTCTGTTCGACATGGACGGCACCGTCCTCAACTCCATCGCCGCCGCCGAGCGAATCTGGACGGCGTGGGCGTTGCGCCATGGCATTGATGTCGCGAAATTTCTGCCGACGATTCACGGGGCGCGTGCCATCGACACCATCAATCGCCAGGGCTTGCCGGGGCTGGACGCCGAGGCTGAGGCCGCGTTTATTACCGAGGCGGAAATCGAGGATGTGGAAGGGATTGTCGAGGTGGTTGGCGCGGCTGCGTTTCTGAAGACGTTGCCTGCTGATCAGTGGGCGATTGTCACCTCGGCACCGCGGGCCTTGGCGTTGCGCAGGATGGCGGCGGCGGGGATTCCCGAGCCTGCGGTGATGGTCACGGCCGAAGATGTGAAAGCGGGCAAACCGGATCCGGCCGGTTATCGACTGGCGGCGCAGCGGTTGGGCGTTGAAGTGACGGAGTGTCTGATTTTTGAAGACGCCACCGTGGGGATTCAGGCGGCTGAAGCGGCGGAGGCTGATTTGCTGGTGATTACATCGACGCATGATCATCCGATCCAGACGCCGCATGACACGATGGCCGATTACGCATCAGCCGTGGTTCGCGCCGATGCCGATGGCCGAATCCGCCTGCATTCTTCCTGA
- a CDS encoding transposase, whose amino-acid sequence MRTSYSTEFKLKAVGMVLDEGISVPEVCASLDIGPTALRRWVDQVRKERQGSTPVGAKAITADQREIQELKALLRQKDRDIEILKKASALLLLDAKDHSH is encoded by the coding sequence ATGCGTACTTCTTATTCAACTGAATTCAAACTCAAGGCTGTCGGCATGGTGCTGGACGAGGGGATATCGGTTCCCGAGGTCTGTGCCAGTTTAGATATTGGCCCTACGGCCTTGCGTCGCTGGGTCGACCAGGTGCGTAAAGAACGCCAGGGTTCGACGCCGGTGGGAGCCAAAGCGATCACCGCTGACCAGCGAGAAATCCAGGAACTCAAAGCCTTGCTCAGGCAAAAAGACCGGGATATCGAAATCCTAAAAAAGGCCAGTGCTCTCCTGCTGTTGGACGCCAAAGATCATTCTCACTGA
- a CDS encoding SDR family NAD(P)-dependent oxidoreductase encodes MALSSKGTALITGASSGIGAVYADRLARQGYDLILVARSQSKLNALANHLSNETGRAVEVVAADLKDKADLLRVENILRTDASITLLVNNAGVGGVMPLLGSPVDEMEDMITLNVTALMRLAYAVVPGFVARGAGTVINISSIVAIGPEILNGVYGGTKAFVLGLSQSMHHELADKGVRIQAVLPGATATDFWSEAGNPVENLPQEIVMSAQDMVDAALAGLAQGEVVTIPSLHEGDKWDAYEAQRRALSGLFGHSTAAPRYR; translated from the coding sequence ATGGCACTTTCATCCAAAGGCACCGCCCTGATCACTGGCGCATCTTCCGGCATCGGCGCGGTCTACGCCGACCGTCTCGCCCGGCAAGGCTACGACCTGATTTTGGTCGCCCGCAGCCAAAGCAAATTAAACGCCTTGGCCAACCACTTGAGCAATGAAACCGGGCGCGCCGTGGAAGTGGTCGCCGCCGACCTCAAAGACAAGGCCGACCTGCTGCGGGTCGAAAACATCCTGCGCACCGACGCCAGCATCACCTTGCTGGTCAACAACGCCGGGGTCGGCGGGGTCATGCCGCTGCTGGGCAGCCCGGTGGATGAGATGGAAGACATGATCACCCTCAACGTCACCGCGCTGATGCGTTTGGCCTACGCCGTGGTGCCGGGTTTCGTCGCCCGAGGCGCCGGGACCGTGATCAATATTTCCTCGATCGTCGCCATCGGCCCGGAAATCCTCAACGGCGTGTACGGCGGGACCAAGGCCTTTGTGCTCGGCTTGAGCCAGTCGATGCATCATGAATTGGCCGACAAGGGCGTTCGCATCCAGGCCGTGTTACCCGGCGCCACCGCCACCGACTTCTGGAGCGAGGCCGGCAACCCGGTGGAAAACCTGCCGCAAGAGATCGTGATGTCGGCCCAGGACATGGTCGATGCTGCGCTGGCCGGGCTGGCCCAGGGCGAAGTGGTGACGATTCCGAGCCTGCACGAAGGCGACAAATGGGACGCTTACGAGGCTCAACGCCGGGCGCTGTCGGGGCTGTTCGGGCATTCCACGGCGGCACCGCGTTATCGTTGA
- a CDS encoding response regulator: protein MNPITMAGESLPGGLILVVEDDPLILEFLCEILQEEGFVVEPQISADAATLYLEEHAGKVMLLLTDITMPGKRNGADLANEFGDRWPEKPIMIMSGFETPESAGVRHAVSFIKKPWALGQLLDCVEGALKTHRPL from the coding sequence ATGAATCCAATAACAATGGCGGGCGAGTCGTTACCTGGCGGCTTGATACTGGTGGTGGAGGACGACCCGCTGATTCTGGAATTTCTCTGCGAAATTCTTCAAGAAGAAGGTTTTGTCGTGGAGCCGCAAATCAGCGCGGATGCGGCGACGCTGTACCTGGAAGAACATGCGGGTAAGGTCATGCTGTTGCTGACGGACATCACGATGCCCGGCAAGCGCAATGGCGCGGACCTGGCCAATGAGTTCGGTGACCGCTGGCCGGAAAAACCGATCATGATCATGTCCGGCTTCGAAACCCCGGAAAGCGCCGGGGTGCGGCACGCGGTTTCGTTTATCAAGAAACCGTGGGCATTGGGGCAGTTGCTCGATTGCGTGGAAGGGGCTCTGAAGACACATCGTCCTCTGTAG
- a CDS encoding GMC family oxidoreductase, whose product MTYDYIIAGAGAAGCILANRLTASGKYTVLLLEAGGKDSSLWFKIPVGFAKMYYNPTFNWMYYSQPQKQLNNREIYAPRGKVQGGSGSINAMVYVRGQAHDFDDWAANGNDGWGFKDVLPYFRKLENHPLGDSEYHGGSGPISITPMKGQTHPICDVFLKGCDELGYPHSDDFNGPKFEGSGIYDVNTKDGQRCSSSFAHLHPALSRPNLTVEHYALVDLVLFDGDRATGISVTQHGVVRTFTARKEVILCAGAVDTPKILQLSGVADQALLAKHQIPLVKHLPAVGQNLQDHLCASYYYKANIPTLNDQLSSLFGQFKLGLKYLLTRKGALAMSVNQAGGFFRGDDTQANPNLQLYFNPLSYQIPKNNKASLKPEPYSGFLLCFNPCRPTSRGHIEIASKNPRDAALIDPNYLSTQKDIDEVIQGSRLMRKIMQAPALKGITVAEVLPGPVVESDEQMLQYFRENSGSIYHLCGSCAMGADDQRSVVDKRLKVHGIDGLRIVDASIFPNVTSGNTHAAVLMVAEKGADLILQDA is encoded by the coding sequence ATGACATACGACTACATCATCGCTGGCGCAGGCGCCGCCGGCTGCATCCTCGCCAATCGCCTCACGGCTTCGGGCAAGTACACGGTGCTGCTGCTGGAAGCGGGCGGCAAGGACAGCTCGCTGTGGTTCAAGATCCCGGTCGGCTTCGCGAAAATGTATTACAACCCGACCTTCAACTGGATGTACTACAGCCAGCCGCAAAAGCAACTCAACAACCGCGAAATCTACGCCCCGCGCGGCAAAGTGCAGGGCGGTTCAGGCTCGATCAACGCGATGGTCTACGTCCGTGGCCAGGCCCATGACTTCGACGACTGGGCGGCCAACGGCAACGACGGCTGGGGCTTCAAGGACGTGCTGCCGTACTTCCGCAAACTGGAAAACCATCCGCTGGGCGACAGCGAATACCACGGCGGCAGCGGCCCGATCAGCATCACCCCGATGAAAGGCCAGACCCATCCGATCTGCGACGTGTTCCTCAAGGGCTGCGACGAACTCGGTTACCCGCATAGCGACGACTTCAACGGCCCGAAATTCGAAGGCTCGGGCATCTACGATGTCAACACCAAGGATGGCCAGCGTTGCTCCAGCAGCTTCGCGCACCTGCACCCGGCGCTCAGCCGACCGAACCTGACGGTCGAGCACTACGCCCTGGTGGATCTGGTTTTGTTCGATGGCGATCGGGCGACCGGGATTTCCGTGACCCAGCACGGCGTGGTCCGTACCTTCACCGCGCGCAAGGAAGTGATCCTCTGTGCCGGGGCCGTGGACACGCCGAAGATCCTGCAATTGTCCGGCGTCGCCGATCAGGCACTGCTGGCCAAACATCAAATCCCGCTGGTCAAGCACCTGCCGGCGGTGGGGCAGAATCTGCAGGATCACCTGTGCGCCAGCTATTACTACAAAGCCAACATTCCCACCCTCAATGATCAACTCAGTTCGCTGTTCGGCCAGTTCAAGCTCGGGCTCAAATACCTGCTGACCCGCAAGGGCGCGCTGGCGATGAGCGTCAACCAGGCCGGTGGCTTCTTCCGGGGTGATGACACCCAGGCCAATCCGAATCTGCAGTTGTACTTCAACCCGCTGTCGTACCAGATTCCGAAAAACAACAAGGCCAGCCTCAAGCCCGAGCCATATTCAGGTTTCCTGTTGTGCTTCAACCCGTGCCGGCCCACCAGTCGCGGGCATATCGAGATCGCCTCGAAAAATCCACGGGACGCGGCGCTGATTGATCCCAACTACCTGAGCACGCAAAAGGACATCGACGAGGTGATCCAGGGCAGTCGGCTGATGCGCAAGATCATGCAGGCGCCGGCGCTCAAGGGCATCACCGTCGCCGAGGTGTTGCCGGGACCGGTGGTCGAAAGTGACGAACAGATGTTGCAGTACTTTCGCGAGAACAGCGGTTCGATTTATCACCTGTGCGGTTCCTGCGCGATGGGCGCGGATGATCAGCGTTCGGTGGTCGACAAACGGTTGAAGGTTCATGGAATTGACGGATTGCGCATTGTCGATGCATCGATTTTTCCCAACGTAACCAGCGGCAATACCCACGCCGCCGTGCTGATGGTGGCGGAGAAGGGCGCCGATCTGATCCTGCAGGACGCCTGA
- a CDS encoding pyridoxal-phosphate dependent enzyme, translated as MLHIRTPLILHPTLSTPTRRIWLKLENLQPSGSFKLRGMGLLCSQAAAQGKRKVVCPSGGNAGFATAVAAARLGLKACIVVPNTTPESTRVRISKTGAEVLVHGKIWDEANQRAKELARGANTEYVPAFDHPVLWEGHSTMIDEILEDCPEVDVVVTSVGGGGLLAGILTGLIRHKRMDCRIVACETEGAASFAAAVEAGRPVRLARISTVATSLGAAQVAAWPVEHIRDFPHECVVLSDDEAIMGVVRYASDLRQLVEPACGVSLAVAYLDHPAIAEAHDVVIIVCGGVSITAQLVAGWARTSGSTEKRPN; from the coding sequence ATGCTGCACATCCGAACACCGCTGATTCTGCACCCGACCCTGTCCACGCCCACCCGGCGCATCTGGCTCAAGCTGGAAAACCTGCAACCCAGCGGTTCGTTCAAACTGCGCGGCATGGGACTTTTGTGCAGCCAGGCTGCGGCCCAGGGCAAACGCAAAGTGGTGTGTCCGTCCGGCGGCAATGCCGGGTTCGCCACTGCTGTGGCCGCCGCTCGTCTGGGCTTGAAAGCCTGCATCGTCGTGCCCAACACCACGCCTGAAAGCACCCGCGTGCGGATCAGCAAGACTGGGGCCGAGGTGCTCGTTCACGGCAAAATCTGGGACGAAGCCAATCAACGGGCCAAGGAACTGGCTCGGGGGGCCAACACTGAATATGTGCCGGCGTTTGATCATCCTGTTCTCTGGGAAGGCCACAGCACGATGATTGATGAAATTCTTGAGGATTGCCCTGAGGTCGACGTGGTGGTGACGTCGGTCGGCGGCGGTGGTTTGCTGGCGGGGATCCTCACTGGATTGATCCGCCACAAACGCATGGATTGCCGGATCGTCGCCTGCGAAACCGAAGGTGCTGCGTCGTTTGCCGCTGCCGTCGAAGCCGGACGCCCGGTGCGGTTGGCGCGGATCAGCACGGTGGCCACCTCGCTCGGCGCGGCCCAGGTGGCGGCGTGGCCGGTGGAGCACATTCGCGACTTCCCCCACGAATGCGTAGTGCTCAGCGACGACGAAGCGATCATGGGCGTGGTCCGTTACGCCAGCGACCTGCGCCAGTTGGTCGAACCGGCGTGCGGCGTGTCACTGGCGGTGGCGTACCTCGATCACCCAGCGATTGCCGAGGCTCATGACGTGGTAATCATCGTGTGCGGCGGGGTCAGCATCACCGCGCAATTGGTGGCGGGGTGGGCGCGTACATCGGGCAGTACGGAAAAAAGACCAAACTGA
- a CDS encoding integrase core domain-containing protein: protein MPWNRESPMDQRIKLIGDWLQGSYSKIELARHYGLSRPTLDKWLARYEAHGVDGLKELSRRPHTSPFKISDEVLELLIAYKREHHSWGPEKLVHNLRIDHPELSWPAVSTAGEWLKRAGLVQKRRFLNRPPAGKNPLRDATAPNQTWAADFKGDFALQNGQRCYPLTITDHVSRFLLLCRAQSSVAGAREGFDWAFREFGLPDVIRTDNGSPFASTGISRISSLAAWWIRLGIYPERIQPGRPDQNGRHERMHRTLKAALLHAPERNLVEQQLAFEQFRQEFNFVRPHKALEMKVPAALYEPSQRQYDGHVPEAVYASDMTIRMVRQNGSMKWKGKMIFVSESLAGEALGLKEVDDDVWDIYLCNYLLGRLKSGETRLSSQQKRKGRPRFQS from the coding sequence ATGCCCTGGAATCGAGAGTCCCCGATGGATCAACGAATCAAACTCATAGGCGACTGGCTGCAAGGCAGCTACTCAAAAATCGAGCTGGCCCGTCACTACGGGCTCAGCCGGCCTACGTTGGACAAATGGCTTGCACGCTACGAGGCACATGGCGTTGATGGGTTAAAGGAGTTGTCACGGCGCCCGCATACGAGCCCCTTCAAAATCAGCGACGAGGTGCTTGAGTTGCTAATCGCGTACAAGCGCGAGCACCACAGTTGGGGGCCTGAGAAGCTGGTGCATAACCTCAGGATCGATCACCCAGAGTTGTCTTGGCCAGCTGTCAGCACGGCAGGCGAGTGGCTTAAACGAGCAGGCCTGGTGCAGAAACGCCGCTTTCTCAATCGTCCGCCAGCAGGGAAAAATCCGCTGCGCGATGCCACTGCGCCTAATCAGACATGGGCTGCGGACTTCAAAGGAGACTTCGCACTTCAGAACGGCCAACGTTGTTACCCACTGACCATTACCGATCATGTCAGCCGATTTTTATTGCTGTGCAGGGCTCAGAGTAGCGTTGCCGGTGCCCGCGAAGGATTTGACTGGGCATTTCGAGAGTTCGGTTTGCCTGACGTAATCCGCACAGATAATGGCTCCCCCTTTGCCTCCACCGGTATTTCACGCATATCCAGTCTGGCGGCGTGGTGGATACGACTAGGGATCTATCCGGAGAGAATCCAGCCGGGGCGCCCTGACCAGAATGGCCGTCATGAACGCATGCACCGAACGCTCAAGGCTGCATTGCTTCACGCACCGGAACGTAATCTGGTGGAGCAACAGTTGGCATTCGAACAGTTTCGACAGGAGTTCAATTTCGTAAGACCACACAAGGCTTTAGAGATGAAAGTTCCTGCGGCCCTCTACGAGCCATCTCAACGGCAGTACGACGGACACGTGCCCGAGGCCGTTTACGCTTCGGACATGACGATCCGCATGGTCAGGCAGAATGGGTCGATGAAATGGAAAGGTAAGATGATTTTCGTCAGTGAATCCCTGGCAGGTGAGGCGTTAGGGCTCAAGGAAGTGGACGATGATGTGTGGGATATTTACCTTTGTAACTACCTTTTAGGCAGGCTGAAAAGCGGCGAAACCCGCCTTTCAAGCCAGCAGAAACGTAAAGGACGTCCCCGGTTTCAATCGTAA
- a CDS encoding IS3 family transposase yields MGERYGVNDCCRVFEVSRSSFYAWRQRQGKVNPEREKLKAMLVEHHKESRASAGARTLSRELKAKGHRVGRHLARSLMREAGVVSRQRRRHKYKSSGVEALVAPHVLKREFDVTAINQVWCADVTYIKVGTRWMYFAAVLDLFARRLVGWAFSMISDAELTCEALRMAVELRGKPKDVLFHSDQGCQYTSHKFRNELLANGLRQSMSRKGECWDNAPMERFFGSLKSEWVPEAGYRSEYEARADLQRYVMRYNNVRLHSYNDYRSPVAMEKMAA; encoded by the coding sequence CTGGGCGAGCGATACGGCGTTAACGACTGCTGCCGGGTGTTTGAAGTCAGCCGCAGCAGTTTTTATGCCTGGCGTCAGCGCCAAGGCAAGGTGAACCCTGAGCGGGAGAAACTCAAAGCCATGCTGGTCGAGCATCACAAGGAATCCAGAGCGTCCGCGGGGGCGCGCACCCTCTCCAGGGAGCTGAAAGCCAAGGGGCATCGCGTCGGGCGGCACTTGGCTCGCAGCTTGATGCGAGAAGCCGGCGTGGTCAGTCGTCAGCGCCGGCGTCACAAATACAAGTCATCGGGTGTTGAAGCCTTGGTGGCGCCGCACGTGCTCAAGCGCGAGTTTGATGTCACGGCGATCAACCAAGTGTGGTGCGCGGACGTGACGTATATCAAGGTCGGCACGCGGTGGATGTATTTTGCAGCGGTTCTGGACCTGTTCGCCCGCCGGCTCGTGGGCTGGGCGTTTTCGATGATCTCGGATGCGGAGCTGACCTGCGAGGCCCTACGGATGGCGGTTGAGCTGCGAGGAAAACCCAAAGACGTGCTGTTTCACTCCGATCAAGGCTGCCAGTACACCAGCCATAAGTTCAGGAATGAGTTGCTGGCGAATGGGCTGCGGCAAAGCATGAGTCGTAAAGGCGAATGCTGGGATAACGCCCCGATGGAGCGTTTCTTTGGCAGTCTGAAATCAGAGTGGGTGCCTGAAGCCGGTTACCGCTCGGAGTATGAAGCCCGAGCTGATTTGCAGCGCTACGTGATGCGCTACAACAACGTCAGGCTTCATAGCTACAACGATTACCGGTCACCGGTCGCCATGGAGAAAATGGCGGCGTGA
- a CDS encoding methyltransferase family protein encodes MNISPKLAFFAVVSTLAYLGLAVWGLGGFTAFFSHGSLVVVALATIVMAVASLFTEVNLSSGEREDRANRWVLPVFGIIGLLSGYLPAYTDRIDFWTFGGEGVRWLGALLFSVGGALRLWPVFVLGKRFSGLVAIQPGHTLVTDGIYRTLRNPSYLGLMVIGIGWALAFRSVVGLILAALTLIPLIARIHSEEALLRAQFGREYEDYCGRTWRLLPGIY; translated from the coding sequence ATGAACATCTCCCCCAAACTGGCATTTTTCGCCGTCGTGTCCACCCTCGCCTATCTCGGTCTCGCGGTGTGGGGGTTGGGTGGGTTTACGGCGTTCTTTTCGCACGGTTCGCTGGTCGTGGTGGCGTTGGCGACTATTGTGATGGCGGTGGCCTCGCTGTTCACCGAGGTCAACCTCAGTTCCGGCGAACGGGAAGACCGGGCCAATCGCTGGGTGCTGCCGGTGTTCGGGATTATCGGGTTGCTCAGCGGGTATTTGCCGGCGTACACCGACCGCATCGATTTCTGGACCTTCGGTGGCGAGGGCGTGCGTTGGCTGGGTGCGCTGCTGTTCAGTGTCGGCGGTGCATTGCGCTTGTGGCCGGTGTTTGTTTTGGGTAAGCGTTTCAGCGGACTGGTGGCGATTCAGCCGGGGCATACACTGGTCACCGACGGGATCTACCGCACCTTGCGCAATCCCAGTTACCTTGGGCTGATGGTCATTGGCATTGGTTGGGCGCTGGCGTTTCGTTCGGTGGTGGGGTTGATTCTGGCGGCGTTGACGTTGATTCCGTTGATCGCACGGATTCACTCGGAGGAAGCGCTGCTGCGGGCGCAGTTTGGGCGGGAGTATGAGGATTATTGCGGCAGGACGTGGCGGTTGCTCCCCGGCATCTACTGA
- a CDS encoding GlxA family transcriptional regulator, whose product MTSVAFVVFEGFQSMALAAMPVFEYANFSAGETLYEVSVLSEDGRTLRASGGLSVGTEAFDKRVFDTVIVVGGDAILEQAPEAVLSYVRDSVKTARRTASICSGAFVLAQAGLLEGRRATTHWAYARELQARFPSIKVEEDRIFVIDGSIWTSAGMTAGIDLALAMVEKDHGAELARSVAQKLVMYHRRAGGQSQHSALLELEPKSDRIQTVLGFARENLASTLSVEQLADVARLSPRQFSRAFRAETGQSPAKAIENLRLEAARQMLERGRLTLDQIAEESGFSDRRRMREAFLRAFGQPPQVIRRNARSA is encoded by the coding sequence ATGACTTCCGTGGCGTTTGTAGTGTTCGAGGGCTTCCAGTCCATGGCGCTGGCAGCCATGCCGGTGTTCGAGTACGCCAATTTCAGTGCCGGCGAGACCCTGTATGAAGTCAGCGTATTGTCCGAAGATGGCCGCACATTGCGTGCTTCCGGGGGCTTGAGCGTCGGCACTGAGGCGTTTGATAAGCGGGTGTTCGACACGGTGATTGTGGTCGGTGGCGACGCGATTCTTGAGCAAGCGCCCGAGGCGGTGCTGAGTTATGTACGTGACAGCGTAAAAACCGCGCGGCGCACGGCGTCGATTTGTTCCGGGGCATTCGTGCTGGCCCAGGCCGGGTTGCTTGAGGGACGCCGCGCCACCACCCATTGGGCGTACGCGCGGGAGTTGCAAGCACGGTTTCCGTCAATCAAGGTCGAGGAAGACCGGATCTTCGTGATCGACGGGTCGATCTGGACTTCGGCGGGCATGACCGCCGGTATCGACCTGGCGCTGGCCATGGTCGAAAAGGACCACGGCGCCGAACTGGCCCGGTCCGTGGCGCAGAAACTGGTGATGTACCACCGCCGCGCGGGTGGCCAGTCGCAGCACTCGGCATTGCTCGAACTGGAGCCGAAATCCGACCGTATCCAGACCGTGCTCGGTTTCGCCCGGGAGAACCTGGCGTCGACGTTGTCGGTGGAGCAACTGGCGGATGTCGCGCGACTCAGTCCACGGCAGTTCAGCCGGGCGTTTCGCGCCGAAACCGGGCAATCGCCGGCCAAGGCCATCGAGAACCTGCGCCTGGAAGCGGCGCGCCAAATGCTGGAACGTGGGCGATTGACCCTGGATCAGATTGCCGAGGAAAGCGGTTTTAGTGATCGGCGAAGGATGCGCGAAGCGTTTCTCAGGGCATTCGGGCAGCCGCCGCAAGTCATCAGGCGCAATGCCAGATCCGCATGA